TGGCCCCGCATCCGCTCCAGCACACCGAAGCCGTCGATATCGGGCAGGCCGATATCGAGGATGATGAGGTCATAGCCGCCCGTCAGCGCATGGGAGAGACCCTCCTCGCCCGTGGTGGCGATCGTGGGCACATGCCCGGCGGCCCGCAGGCCCTTGGCGACGAAGGAGGAGATGCCCGCCTCGTCCTCGATGATCAGTATGTTGGCCACTCGTCCTCCTCGTGGGGAATGATGATCGTGAACGTGGATCCGCGACCCGGCGCGGAGTCGACCTCGACGCGTCCGCCGTGCGCGGCGGCGATGGCGGTGACGATCGGAAGACCCAACCCGGAGCCCTCGACGGTGCTGTCGGCCCGGCCGAAGCGCTCGAAGATCTCCTCCTGCCGATCCTCCGGGATCCCCGGGCCCTCGTCGGTCACCCAGAGGCGCACGTCTCGGTCGACGGAGACCCCGAGGCGGATGAGCGAGCCGGCGGGCGAGAACTTCGCGGCGTTCGCCGCGAGCTGCAGCATCGCCTGCGTCATCCGCTGCTCGTCCATGTCGATGATCGCCTCGACGCGGGACTCGATCTGCCAGTCGTGATCGTCGATACCCCGCAGGAGCTCGAGGAGCCGGTCGATGAAGGGACCGGCGTCAACAGGATGGCGGGAGACGAAGTCGGGACGCTCGGCCTTGGCGAGGAGGACGAGATCATCGGCGAGCCTGTGCATCCGATCCAGCTCGTCGATGGCGAGCTCCCGCACGGCCGCAACATCATCCGGGTTGGTGACGTCCATGAGCTCGAGGTGGCCGCGGACGATCGTGATCGGGGTGCGGAGCTCGTGACCCGCGTCATCCAGCAGCGTGAGCTGGGAGGAGAAGGCGCCCTGAATCGTGTCGAGCATCGAGTTGAACGTATGCGCCATGTCGGCGAGATCATCCTTCGTGTCGATCTCGATGCGTGCGTCGAGGTCCGTCTCGCTGATCTGGGAGGCGGTCTGGCGCAGCCTCCTGATCGGCTTGAGCAGCTCGCCGGCGATGAGCCACGAGAAGACGACAAGGGCCGCGAGGCACACGGCCGAGGCGATGAGGTAGATCCGCATCGTATCCGCCAGTTCGGCGAGCTCCTCGTCGACGTCATAGGCGACGGCGTAGGCCCCGGAGCCGAGGTCCCCGAGGACGACGGGCATGAGCGCATATCGGTAGGTGGCCGAGGAGGTCTCGATCGTGTCGACCTCTCCCGTGTCGCCCGCGGCGATGATCTCGAGGCGTTCGCCGAGAGCGGTCATGAGCTCCTGGTCCGCCACCATGTCGAGCCCGCCCGGCTGGGTCCACGCGGGCCGTGTGCCCACGTAGCCGACCATGCCCTCAGAATCCTCGGGCACTCGATGGCTCAGTACGTCCTCGAGCAGATCGCCGAGGGTCGTGAACGTGCCCGATCGGTAGGATTCGACGGATTCCGCCGCAAACTCCTCCATGGCGATCGCCAGGCGACCGTCGATCCGGTCCTGAATATGGTTCCGCTGAACGGAGTAGAGCGCGATGCCGATAACGGTGAGGGTGAGCGCGGTGAGGAGAAGCACGGCGGCGACGATGCGCGTGCGGACTGACCATCGTGGCATGGGACCCTCCTCTTTCCTGCATTATGCAGGAGGAAGATGAAGCGCAGATGAGAAATCCGGCCGACGCAGTCGGCACCGCGGCTCGCAGCTCAGCGCCTCATCTCGGGAACCGCCGCCCCGAAGTCGGCGATGAACCTCTCCTGGTCGGGATGGACGCTGTGGAGGAAGATCCCGTCGAAGCCCAGCTCGGCATACTCCCGGATCCGAGCCACGTGGTCCTCGAGGCGGGGGGAGACATGGACGGGGCCGAGCATGTCCTGCGGCGCCACGAACTCGGCGGCCGCGTCGAAGTCCTCGGGCATGCGAAGGTCGGCGAGGACCCCGCTGGAGAAGATATTCGTCTTCCACGCGGTGTGGGCGGCGGCGAGCGCCTCCTCCTGTGTCGGCGCGTAGGAGAGCTGGACCTGGAGGTGGATCGGCTTCCCCTGACCACCGCCGGCCCGGAATGCATCAATGACGCCGCGCAGCTCGTCAATCGGGTGGGAGACGGTGATGAGGGCATCCGCCCATCCGCCCATCCACCCCGCCGTCTCGGGGGTGAGAGCAGCGCCGACGATGAGCGGAGGGGTCTGTGGGCGCGTGTAGAGCCGAGCCTGGTCGACGGTGATGGCGCCGCGATGGCTGACCGTCTCGCCACGCCACAGGGCCCGCATGACCTCGGCGGATTCCAGAAGGCGCTGGTTGCGCTCCGCCTTTGATGGCCAGCGTGCTCCCGTGATGTGCTCGTTGAGGAGCTCACCGGAGCCGAGGGCGACCCAGAAGCGGCCGGGGTACATCTCGCCGAGTGTCGCCGCCGCCTGGGCGATGATGGCGGGATGGTAGCGCTGCCCCGGCGCGCAGACCGTCCCCATCGGCAGCGACGTTGCCTGCAGGGCGGCGCCGAGCCACGACCAGGCGAAGCCCGACTGCCCCTGGGCATCGCTCCACGGGTGGAAGTGATCCGAGCACATCGCCGCATCGAACCCCGCGGCCTCTGCCTGTTGGACGAGGTCGATGAGGCGACTCGGCGCGAACTGTTCGTGGGAGGCGTGATAGCCGATCTGGGGCACGGGCGGTCCTTCGTGTCTCAATGGTCGGTCAGGGCGAAGCGGAGTGAGAACGGATCGAGGGTCCCGGGCAGGGGCTCCGAGGGGTCGAGCCGATCGTCGAGGAGGGTGGGGCGCCGCTCTGAGAAAATGCGGCTGATGACCGTGCTGGTCACGTGGAGGACAAGATTGCGCGCCGGGCACACCGCCGGCCCCGCGCTGAAGGGGACGAGAGGCCATTCCATCGCCGCCCGCTCGTCCTCCCACATCTCAGGCTCGAAACGATGCGCCGCGTCGAGATTCTCGTCGTCTCGATGAAAGAGCGGGGCGTAGATGAGGAGCGCGGTATCCTCCGGCACTGGGCCGCCCTCGAATCGCACGCGCCTCGTTGTCTCACGGAGGATGGCGGGCGTCGTCGGCCACAGCCGCAGGGACTCGAGCACGCACGCCCGCATGACGTGCAGGGGGTGCGGCTGTCTCAGGTCGAGGCCCTCGAGTGAGCGCAGGGCGTCACCTGCCTGGCGCTCGTGCGAGCCGAGCAGGGCGAGTGCTCGCCAGCTCGCCCACGACGCGGCATCGAACGCGAAGAGCCACTGCGGCACCTGATGCTCCGGGAAGGTCGTAGGGGTCTGTGGAGCCCGCGCCGCATACTCGGCGAGGGAACCGGGCTCTGGGTTCGACAGGTGGTGATCGATCCCTGCCAACATCCGCTCCCGCACCCGTCGGCGGGTGGGGTGAAGGAACGCCCAGTTCGCCGCCGAGCGAAGAGCCAGCATGTCGTCCGTCAGCTGCTCATCGTCCGCTGTCTGCTCGCCGAAGACGATCCGCCGCACCATCCTCATCCAGTGCCGCGAGTAGTCGGGCCACGTGAGGACGTCGCGGTCCGCCAGCAGACGGTCGACTTCGTCGTTGATCGCCCCGATCATCGCATCCGCCCCGCGGTGGATCGCATGGTCGGTGTCGAGCGCGGACTCGTTGAAGCGACGGCGCTCCGGCCGGTCCTCCGTCGAGGAGATGAGGACGCCGGCGGGCTCGAAATGGGCGAGCGCGGCCCTCTTCTCGCGTGTCGCGGTGTGGAACGGTTCGGGTGTCTCGTCGAGGATGCGCTGAACGTGGTCGGGCGAGAGGACGAGCACCATCCGCCTTCCCGGCATGCGCAGTCGCAGTGGCCCCGCACCATACTTCTGCCGCAGTTCTTGGAGGAGAGCGACTGCATGCCGATCAGCATCCACTCTCTCCATCAGCCGCGTCTGCGACGGACGCCGAACGATGACGCCGCGCTGGAGGAGCGGGATCCCCACCCTTCCTATGACGCGAGCCGTGTCGAGGACGGACGCCCGGGGCAGCGCGCGGACCGGGCTGGTCTGTTTCTGCTCGCGCACCATCGTCGCCTCCTCTGTGACCCTGCGCACACCACCCTAGAGACGTGGCGCGGCGAGCTTCAACTCCTGACCGCCCGCATGGAGAGGCTTCCCAGGGACGGTTCTCTGCAGATCCTGCACACCCAGCACATTCTGTGGGCTCTGCGGGCTCTGCGGGCTCTACGATCCGGGCGCCGGCAGATCGACCGCGTGCAGCTGACACGTGGGCAGACGTGAAGGAGGCGGGCAGCTCTCGCCGCCCGCCTCCAGCAGTGAACCCGAACTAGCCGTTCAGGAGCTTCTGGATCCTGCCGACACCCTCGACGATGTCCTCATCGGACATCGCGTAGGACAGGCGCAGGTAGCCGGAGGGGCCGAAGGCCTCACCGGGGACGACGGCGACCTCGGCCTCTTCGAGAATGATTGTCGCCAGCTCGGCGGACGTCGAGGCGACCCGGCCGTTGATCTCGCGGCCTAGGACGTTCTCCACCGAGGGGTAGACATAGAACGCGCCCTGCGGAGTGGGAACCTCGAAGCCGTCGATCTTGCGCAGCTCGTCGACGATGAGCCTGCGGCGGCGGTCGAACGCCTCCCGGAACTCGGCGACCGACGACTGGTCGCCGGTCAGCGCCTCGAGGGCAGCGGCCTGGCAGACGTTCGCGACGTTCGACGTCAGGTGCGACTGCATGTTGGTCGCCGCCTTGATGATGTCGGCGGGACCGTACATCCAGCCCACGCGCCAACCCGTCATGGCATACGTCTTGGCGACCCCGTTGAGGACGAGCGTCTGGTCGGCGAGGGCCGGGACCTCGGCGAGAATGTAGGCGTTCGGGACGCCATCGTAGGTGAGGTGCTCGTAGATCTCGTCGGTGATGATCCAGATCCCGTGCTCGAGGGCCCATTCGCCGATCGCCCGGGTCTGCTCCTTCGAGTAGACGGCTCCGGTCGGGTTGGACGGGGAGCAGAAGAGAAGAACCTTCGTGCGCTCCGTGCGCGCCGCCTCGAGCTGGTCGACGGTCACCTTGTATTCCTGGTCGGCACCGGCGAAAACCTCGACCGGAACGCCGCCCGAGAGCCGGATCGCCTCGGGGTAGGTCGTCCAGTACGGAGCGGGCAGGAGGACCTCGTCGCCGTCGTCGAGGAGGGCTGCGAAGGCCTGGTAGACGGCCTGCTTGCCGCCGTTGGTGACGAGGATATTGTTGGGGTCGACCTCGACGCCGGAATCCTGCTTCGTCTTCTCCGCGATCGCGGCGCGCAGCGCCGGCTGACCCTTGGCGGGGGAGTAGCGGTGGTTCTTCGGGTCGCGGGCGGCTGCGATGGCGGCCTCGACGATATGGTCGGGCGTGGGGAAGTCCGGCTCGCCGGCGCCGAAGCCGATGACGGGTCGGCCCTCCGCCTTGAGGGCCTTGGCCTTCGCGTCCACGGCGAGGGTTGCTGATTCCTGAAGTGCTCCCAGCCGCTTGGAGACGCGGCGTGCGGGTGTTGTAGTGCTCACGATGTTCATCTTTCCACGATGTTGCGGTCGGTCGGGCCGTGTTTCCTATTGTGGTCATCTGAAACGGTGGGGCGAGCGCTACGGCCAGGCGTGACTCCCGCCACGGTGGCACCCACCGGTTCGACTTACGCGATGATCGGTATTAATGTTAGTCGAGGCGTGAGAACGTTCACTGGCTATATGGTCCTCATATGGGCATAATAGACAAGGCTTTCTCAGTCGTAGGGCAGTGGCGCAATTGGTAGCGCATCGGTCTCCAAAACCGACGGTTGTGGGTTCGAGTCCCGCCTGCCCTGCCAGAGAAGGCGGTTCTTCGGAACCGCTTTCTTCATCTATCAGGAAGGACAGCGCGTGAGCGACGCACCAACCACAGCCGGAGACGGCTCGCGCACGCCCAAGGCCAAGAGCAACATGAGCCTGTGGGCGCGAATCAAGCTGTTCTTCCGCCAGATCATCGGCGAGCTCAGGAAAGTCGTTCGTCCCACCCGCAAGGAGCTGTGGAACCTGTTCGTCACGGTCCTCGTGTTCGTTGCGATCATCATGGCAATCGTCGCTCTGCTGGACATCATGTTCGGTGAGCTGGCCTTCTTGATCTTCGGCTAGGAAAGTAGGAAATCGTGTCGCAGGACGAGCCCACAGAGATGAACGAGGGTGCCGAGACCGAGCTGACGCCGGCCGAGCAGGAGACCCCGATCGTCGAGGACGCAGCGGCCGACCAGGACGCTCCGACCGACGAGACAGCGGCGGATGCCGACACTGCATCTGACGATGCAGTGGTCGACGAGGACGCCGCAGCCGATGAAGCGGTGGAGACGCCCGCCGAGGATCCGACCTCCCCCGCCGCCATCAAGAGGCGCCTCAAGGGCCTCCCCGGCCGCTGGTACGTGCTCCACACGTATGCCGGCTACGAGAAGCGCGTCAAGCAGAACCTCGAGATCCGCATGAAGTCGATGAACATGGAGGACTACATCTTCCAGGTGGAAGTTCCTATGGAAGAGGTCTTCGAGGTCAAGCGCGGCGAGCGAAAGCTCGTCAACCGCGTCCGCATGCCCGGCTACGCGCTGGTCCGCATGGAGATGGAGGACGAGGCCTGGCGAACGGTCCAGGAGACGCAGGGCGTCACCGGCTTCGTCGGCAATGGCCGCGACCCGGTTCCGCTCACGGAGCCCGACGTCATCAAGATGCTGACGCCTGTTGTTGAGCTCGAGGTCGCCAAGGAGCTCCGCGCACAGGGCAAGTCCCGTCCCGGATCCGAGCCGGCCGTCGTCACGGCCGAGTTTGAGGTCGGCGAGAACGTCATCCTCACCCTCGAGCCGTGGGTCGGCATGCCGGCCACCATCGACGCCGTCGATGCGGCGAACCAGCGCCTCACGGTGCTCATGACTCTTGTCGGCCA
This is a stretch of genomic DNA from Flaviflexus salsibiostraticola. It encodes these proteins:
- a CDS encoding sensor histidine kinase; translated protein: MPRWSVRTRIVAAVLLLTALTLTVIGIALYSVQRNHIQDRIDGRLAIAMEEFAAESVESYRSGTFTTLGDLLEDVLSHRVPEDSEGMVGYVGTRPAWTQPGGLDMVADQELMTALGERLEIIAAGDTGEVDTIETSSATYRYALMPVVLGDLGSGAYAVAYDVDEELAELADTMRIYLIASAVCLAALVVFSWLIAGELLKPIRRLRQTASQISETDLDARIEIDTKDDLADMAHTFNSMLDTIQGAFSSQLTLLDDAGHELRTPITIVRGHLELMDVTNPDDVAAVRELAIDELDRMHRLADDLVLLAKAERPDFVSRHPVDAGPFIDRLLELLRGIDDHDWQIESRVEAIIDMDEQRMTQAMLQLAANAAKFSPAGSLIRLGVSVDRDVRLWVTDEGPGIPEDRQEEIFERFGRADSTVEGSGLGLPIVTAIAAAHGGRVEVDSAPGRGSTFTIIIPHEEDEWPTY
- a CDS encoding cytochrome P450 is translated as MRRVTEEATMVREQKQTSPVRALPRASVLDTARVIGRVGIPLLQRGVIVRRPSQTRLMERVDADRHAVALLQELRQKYGAGPLRLRMPGRRMVLVLSPDHVQRILDETPEPFHTATREKRAALAHFEPAGVLISSTEDRPERRRFNESALDTDHAIHRGADAMIGAINDEVDRLLADRDVLTWPDYSRHWMRMVRRIVFGEQTADDEQLTDDMLALRSAANWAFLHPTRRRVRERMLAGIDHHLSNPEPGSLAEYAARAPQTPTTFPEHQVPQWLFAFDAASWASWRALALLGSHERQAGDALRSLEGLDLRQPHPLHVMRACVLESLRLWPTTPAILRETTRRVRFEGGPVPEDTALLIYAPLFHRDDENLDAAHRFEPEMWEDERAAMEWPLVPFSAGPAVCPARNLVLHVTSTVISRIFSERRPTLLDDRLDPSEPLPGTLDPFSLRFALTDH
- a CDS encoding TIGR03885 family FMN-dependent LLM class oxidoreductase produces the protein MPQIGYHASHEQFAPSRLIDLVQQAEAAGFDAAMCSDHFHPWSDAQGQSGFAWSWLGAALQATSLPMGTVCAPGQRYHPAIIAQAAATLGEMYPGRFWVALGSGELLNEHITGARWPSKAERNQRLLESAEVMRALWRGETVSHRGAITVDQARLYTRPQTPPLIVGAALTPETAGWMGGWADALITVSHPIDELRGVIDAFRAGGGQGKPIHLQVQLSYAPTQEEALAAAHTAWKTNIFSSGVLADLRMPEDFDAAAEFVAPQDMLGPVHVSPRLEDHVARIREYAELGFDGIFLHSVHPDQERFIADFGAAVPEMRR
- the secE gene encoding preprotein translocase subunit SecE, producing MSDAPTTAGDGSRTPKAKSNMSLWARIKLFFRQIIGELRKVVRPTRKELWNLFVTVLVFVAIIMAIVALLDIMFGELAFLIFG
- a CDS encoding pyridoxal phosphate-dependent aminotransferase — protein: MNIVSTTTPARRVSKRLGALQESATLAVDAKAKALKAEGRPVIGFGAGEPDFPTPDHIVEAAIAAARDPKNHRYSPAKGQPALRAAIAEKTKQDSGVEVDPNNILVTNGGKQAVYQAFAALLDDGDEVLLPAPYWTTYPEAIRLSGGVPVEVFAGADQEYKVTVDQLEAARTERTKVLLFCSPSNPTGAVYSKEQTRAIGEWALEHGIWIITDEIYEHLTYDGVPNAYILAEVPALADQTLVLNGVAKTYAMTGWRVGWMYGPADIIKAATNMQSHLTSNVANVCQAAALEALTGDQSSVAEFREAFDRRRRLIVDELRKIDGFEVPTPQGAFYVYPSVENVLGREINGRVASTSAELATIILEEAEVAVVPGEAFGPSGYLRLSYAMSDEDIVEGVGRIQKLLNG
- the nusG gene encoding transcription termination/antitermination protein NusG — encoded protein: MSQDEPTEMNEGAETELTPAEQETPIVEDAAADQDAPTDETAADADTASDDAVVDEDAAADEAVETPAEDPTSPAAIKRRLKGLPGRWYVLHTYAGYEKRVKQNLEIRMKSMNMEDYIFQVEVPMEEVFEVKRGERKLVNRVRMPGYALVRMEMEDEAWRTVQETQGVTGFVGNGRDPVPLTEPDVIKMLTPVVELEVAKELRAQGKSRPGSEPAVVTAEFEVGENVILTLEPWVGMPATIDAVDAANQRLTVLMTLVGQETPVDLSFSQVKKAD